Proteins encoded together in one Planifilum fimeticola window:
- a CDS encoding GNAT family N-acetyltransferase, producing MIRELTRREEWVEAFPLLKELRTHLDLDTYLSLLEEMRPRGYRLFALEESGRMLALAGVAVMVNLYNGRHLFIYDLVTKEEERSKGYGAKLLRYLEDFARAQGCRLVELTSGVRRKEAHRFYEEKMGYTRNSWVFRKRLSPEGKEEGVK from the coding sequence ATGATTCGTGAATTGACCCGAAGGGAAGAGTGGGTTGAAGCCTTTCCGCTCTTGAAGGAACTGCGGACCCATCTGGATCTGGACACCTATCTGTCCCTGCTGGAGGAGATGCGCCCGCGGGGTTACCGGCTGTTCGCCCTGGAGGAAAGCGGTCGGATGCTGGCCCTGGCCGGCGTGGCGGTGATGGTCAATCTGTACAATGGCCGGCATCTTTTCATTTACGACCTGGTCACGAAGGAGGAAGAGCGGTCCAAGGGATACGGGGCCAAGCTTCTCCGATACCTGGAGGACTTCGCCCGGGCCCAGGGCTGTCGTCTGGTGGAGCTGACCTCGGGGGTCCGGCGGAAGGAGGCCCACCGTTTCTACGAGGAGAAGATGGGTTATACGAGAAACAGCTGGGTGTTCAGAAAGCGGCTTTCCCCTGAGGGGAAGGAGGAGGGAGTGAAATGA
- the mtaB gene encoding tRNA (N(6)-L-threonylcarbamoyladenosine(37)-C(2))-methylthiotransferase MtaB codes for MNTVAFHTLGCKVNAYETEAIWQLFKRAGYQRVDFDRKADVYVINTCTVTNTGDKKSRQVIRRAIRRNPDAVIVVTGCYAQTSPAEVMAIPGVDIVLGTQGRERLLEYVEQYQRERQPINAVKNIMKTREFEELDVPAFSDRTRASLKIQEGCNNFCTFCIIPWARGLLRSRKPENVLKQARQLVEAGYKEIVLTGIHTGGYGEDLEDYSLADLLWDLDKIDGLKRIRISSIEASQIDERILEVLNASDKMCRHLHIPLQAGDDEVLKRMRRKYTVDEYRKKIERIREAMPQVAITTDVIVGFPGETDEQFENTYRLIEELRFAELHVFPYSKRTGTPAARMENQVPEPVKQERVKRLIRLSERLSLEYARRFVGDVLDVIPERPYKEEPGSGLYVGYSDNYLQLVFPGNEQLVGKVCRVRLDEPGPEVCRGTFVRVLDDAPRTEAV; via the coding sequence GTGAACACGGTGGCTTTTCACACCTTGGGCTGCAAGGTGAACGCATACGAGACGGAAGCCATTTGGCAGTTGTTCAAGCGGGCCGGTTATCAGCGGGTGGATTTCGACAGGAAAGCGGATGTTTACGTGATCAATACCTGCACGGTGACCAATACCGGAGACAAAAAGAGCCGCCAGGTGATCCGCCGGGCGATCCGCCGCAATCCGGACGCCGTCATCGTCGTCACCGGATGTTATGCCCAGACCTCGCCGGCGGAAGTGATGGCCATCCCCGGGGTCGATATCGTCTTGGGCACCCAGGGTCGGGAACGTCTGCTGGAATACGTGGAACAGTACCAGCGGGAACGGCAGCCGATCAATGCGGTGAAAAACATCATGAAAACGCGGGAGTTCGAGGAGTTGGACGTTCCCGCCTTTTCCGACCGGACGAGGGCGTCCCTCAAGATCCAGGAAGGCTGCAACAATTTCTGCACCTTCTGCATCATTCCCTGGGCCCGGGGGCTTCTCAGGAGCCGCAAGCCGGAAAACGTGTTGAAACAGGCGCGCCAGCTGGTGGAGGCCGGATACAAGGAGATCGTCCTGACCGGAATCCACACCGGCGGTTACGGCGAAGACCTGGAAGACTACAGCCTCGCCGATCTGCTGTGGGATCTGGACAAGATCGACGGGCTGAAGCGGATCCGGATCAGTTCCATCGAGGCGAGCCAGATCGACGAGCGGATCCTGGAAGTGTTGAATGCGTCGGACAAAATGTGCCGCCATCTGCACATTCCCCTGCAGGCGGGGGACGATGAGGTGCTGAAGCGGATGCGGCGCAAATATACGGTGGACGAATACCGGAAGAAAATCGAGCGGATCCGCGAAGCGATGCCGCAGGTGGCCATCACCACCGACGTGATTGTCGGCTTCCCGGGCGAGACCGACGAGCAGTTCGAGAACACCTACCGGTTGATCGAGGAGCTCCGGTTTGCCGAACTGCACGTGTTCCCCTATTCCAAACGGACGGGAACCCCCGCCGCCCGGATGGAAAACCAGGTACCCGAACCGGTGAAGCAGGAGCGGGTCAAAAGGCTGATCCGGCTTTCCGAACGCCTTTCCCTGGAATACGCCCGCCGGTTTGTCGGCGACGTGTTGGACGTGATTCCGGAACGACCCTACAAGGAAGAACCGGGAAGCGGTCTGTATGTGGGTTACTCCGACAATTACCTGCAGCTGGTCTTCCCCGGCAATGAGCAGTTGGTGGGCAAGGTGTGCCGCGTCCGCCTGGACGAACCCGGCCCGGAGGTTTGCCGCGGCACCTTCGTCCGCGTCCTGGATGACGCCCCCCGGACCGAGGCCGTTTGA
- a CDS encoding 16S rRNA (uracil(1498)-N(3))-methyltransferase produces MQRYFISPEQVEGEQFVIRGDDVHHIRRVMRFRPGDQLIACDGEGTDYIGELMEGTGNEVTCRILRREPSAGEPGLQVTLAQSLPKGDKWELVLQKGTELGATSFLPFTSRRTVVKWDRVKAEKRRVRWKRILKEAAEQSHRGRIPTVSPVTDWNGLLEAIARAELALIAYEGGGEPLSAALARKSFSRLLLIVGPEGGWEEEEVRQAREAGAVPVSLGSRILRTETAAVAMLACAMFANGEMGGETL; encoded by the coding sequence ATGCAGCGTTACTTCATTTCTCCGGAGCAGGTCGAAGGGGAGCAGTTCGTCATACGAGGAGACGATGTGCATCACATTCGGCGCGTCATGCGCTTTCGTCCCGGCGATCAGCTGATCGCCTGCGACGGTGAGGGTACGGATTACATCGGCGAATTGATGGAAGGAACCGGGAATGAGGTGACCTGTCGCATCCTTCGGCGGGAGCCGTCGGCGGGAGAGCCCGGCCTGCAGGTCACTTTGGCCCAGTCCCTGCCCAAGGGTGACAAATGGGAGTTGGTGTTGCAGAAGGGAACGGAGCTGGGAGCCACCTCCTTCTTGCCCTTCACCTCCCGTCGAACCGTGGTGAAATGGGACCGGGTCAAGGCCGAAAAGCGCCGGGTCCGTTGGAAGCGGATCCTCAAGGAGGCGGCGGAGCAATCCCACCGCGGGCGCATTCCCACGGTTTCCCCGGTGACCGACTGGAACGGGTTGCTCGAGGCGATCGCGAGGGCGGAGTTGGCGCTCATCGCCTACGAGGGCGGCGGTGAGCCCTTGTCCGCCGCCCTGGCGAGGAAAAGCTTCTCCCGCCTCCTCCTGATTGTCGGACCGGAGGGGGGATGGGAGGAGGAGGAAGTCCGCCAGGCCCGGGAAGCCGGGGCGGTCCCCGTCAGTCTGGGATCGCGGATCCTGCGGACGGAGACGGCGGCGGTGGCGATGCTCGCCTGCGCGATGTTTGCAAACGGTGAAATGGGAGGTGAAACCCTGTGA
- the prmA gene encoding 50S ribosomal protein L11 methyltransferase yields the protein MNWLEIRVHTSSEAVEAVSSILMELGAGGTVIDDPEVFSRSWDSPFGEIVELDRRDYPEEGVVVRGYFPESTPEGMLAGRIRDRLAKLPDWGLDPGPADVSCRIVAEESWESAWKKYYKPVRVTERLTVCPVWEKADSGEGETVIRLDPGMAFGTGTHATTQMCLRLLEKHLHPGDRVIDVGCGSGILSIAAAKLGAGSVLAVDLDEVAVRKTRENAILNGVQDLVVVRTGDLLTGVTEEGDLILANLLAPIILRLARDLRRVLRPGGRLIASGIVSDQVRSVQKALEDAGLETVETIGEGDWVALVAKR from the coding sequence GTGAATTGGCTGGAGATACGCGTCCATACGAGTTCGGAAGCGGTGGAGGCGGTCAGTTCCATCCTCATGGAATTGGGGGCCGGAGGAACCGTGATCGATGATCCGGAAGTATTCTCCCGCTCCTGGGACAGTCCCTTCGGTGAAATCGTCGAACTGGACCGGCGGGATTATCCGGAAGAGGGAGTGGTGGTGAGAGGTTATTTTCCCGAGTCGACACCGGAGGGAATGCTGGCGGGACGCATCCGGGATCGGCTGGCCAAGCTTCCGGACTGGGGTCTGGACCCGGGACCGGCGGACGTGTCCTGCCGGATCGTCGCGGAGGAGTCCTGGGAGAGCGCCTGGAAAAAGTATTATAAGCCCGTCCGCGTGACGGAGCGTCTGACCGTATGCCCCGTGTGGGAGAAGGCGGATTCCGGGGAAGGCGAGACGGTCATCCGCCTGGATCCGGGGATGGCCTTCGGCACGGGGACCCATGCCACCACGCAAATGTGCCTCCGCCTCCTGGAAAAACACCTGCACCCAGGCGATCGGGTGATCGATGTCGGTTGCGGCAGCGGCATTCTGAGCATCGCCGCCGCCAAACTGGGGGCCGGATCCGTTTTGGCCGTGGACCTGGATGAGGTGGCCGTCCGGAAGACCCGGGAAAACGCCATCCTGAACGGCGTACAAGATCTCGTTGTCGTCCGGACGGGGGATTTGCTGACAGGGGTGACGGAAGAGGGAGACCTGATCCTGGCCAATCTGTTGGCTCCCATCATTCTGCGCCTTGCCCGGGACCTTCGCCGGGTTCTCCGACCGGGCGGCCGCCTGATCGCCTCGGGAATCGTTTCCGACCAGGTTCGAAGTGTGCAAAAAGCCCTGGAGGATGCAGGTTTGGAGACGGTGGAAACGATTGGCGAGGGGGACTGGGTGGCGCTGGTGGCAAAAAGGTGA
- the dnaJ gene encoding molecular chaperone DnaJ, with product MSKRDYYEVLGVSQTASAEEIRKAYRRLARKYHPDVNKEPDAEEKFKEVKEAYEVLSDPQKRSNYDRFGHADPGAAAGSGSGFGGFGGAGADFSFGDIFDMFFGGGRRNPHAPRQGADLEFHMEVEFKDAVFGKETDIFVPRTETCSTCGGSGAKPGTQPERCPLCRGTGQAETVQNTPFGRIVNRRICQQCGGQGRIIREKCSTCGGSGKQKHRKKIHIKIPPGIHDGAQLRVSGEGEPGINGGPPGDLYIHIRVKPHELFRRDGDDIVCVLPITFVQAALGDEVVVPTLDGRAKLKIPAGTQTGTEFRLRGKGVPRLRGYGQGDQRVKVRVVTPTRLTEKQKEVLREFGRLSGDYIREQSEETFFNKMKKAFMGE from the coding sequence GTGAGCAAACGCGACTATTACGAAGTGCTGGGTGTGAGTCAGACTGCTTCCGCTGAAGAGATCCGCAAGGCGTACCGAAGGCTGGCCCGCAAATACCACCCGGACGTGAACAAGGAGCCGGACGCCGAGGAAAAGTTTAAAGAGGTGAAGGAAGCCTACGAGGTCCTCAGCGATCCGCAAAAAAGATCCAATTACGATCGTTTCGGCCACGCGGATCCCGGTGCGGCTGCCGGGTCGGGTAGCGGTTTTGGCGGATTCGGCGGAGCGGGTGCCGATTTCAGCTTCGGCGATATCTTCGACATGTTTTTCGGCGGGGGACGGCGAAACCCTCACGCCCCACGACAAGGTGCCGATCTGGAATTTCACATGGAAGTGGAGTTCAAGGATGCCGTTTTTGGAAAGGAAACGGACATCTTCGTCCCCCGGACCGAAACCTGTTCCACCTGTGGAGGCAGCGGGGCCAAACCCGGCACGCAGCCGGAGCGCTGTCCGCTGTGTCGCGGAACCGGTCAGGCGGAGACCGTGCAAAACACGCCCTTCGGCCGCATTGTGAACCGGCGGATCTGTCAGCAGTGCGGCGGTCAGGGGCGGATTATCCGGGAGAAATGCTCCACCTGCGGAGGATCGGGTAAGCAGAAACACCGGAAGAAGATACACATCAAGATTCCCCCCGGGATTCACGACGGCGCCCAACTGCGCGTCAGCGGAGAGGGCGAACCGGGAATCAACGGGGGACCTCCGGGCGACTTGTACATTCACATCCGCGTGAAGCCCCATGAACTGTTCAGACGGGATGGGGACGACATCGTCTGTGTCCTGCCGATCACCTTCGTGCAGGCCGCCCTTGGCGATGAAGTGGTGGTTCCCACCCTCGACGGGCGGGCGAAATTGAAAATCCCGGCCGGTACGCAGACGGGAACCGAGTTCCGCCTGCGGGGGAAGGGGGTTCCCCGACTTCGGGGTTACGGCCAAGGGGATCAGCGCGTCAAGGTGCGCGTGGTGACCCCCACCCGTCTCACCGAGAAGCAAAAAGAAGTTTTGCGGGAGTTCGGCCGGTTGAGCGGGGATTACATCCGGGAACAGTCCGAGGAAACCTTTTTCAACAAGATGAAGAAGGCCTTTATGGGAGAATGA
- the dnaK gene encoding molecular chaperone DnaK: MGKVIGIDLGTTNSCVAFMEGDEAVVIPNAEGGRTTPSVVGFSKNGERLVGEAAKRQAITNPEKTIISIKRHMGSDHKVKIDGKDYTPQEISAMILQKLKADAEAYLGEKVTQAVITVPAYFNDSQRQATKDAGRIAGLEVLRIINEPTAAALAYGLDKADDQTILVFDLGGGTFDVSILELGDGLFEVKATSGNNKLGGDDFDQAIIDYLVEEFKKEHGIDLTGDKMAMQRLKDAAEKAKKDLSGVLSTTISLPFLSADETGPKHLEVTLTRAKFNELTAHLVEKTMEPTRQALRDAGLEPSQIDKVILVGGSTRIPAVQEAIKNLIGKEPSKGVNPDEVVAMGAAIQAGVLSGEVKDVVLLDVTPLSLGIETLGGVFTKLIERNTTIPTEKTQMFSTAADNQTVVEIHVLQGERPMAKDNKSLGRFHLHGIPPAPRGVPQIEVTFKIDANGIVNVSAKDKATGKSQAITIQSSSGLSEEEIQRMIKEAEEHAEEDRKKKEEAEVRNRADQLMFTADKTLQDLGDKVEQADKDKVNEAKEKVKKALEGNDVEEIKKASDELEQTVQQLAVKMYQQQAQQAQTAGSEAEADSKEEKDNVVDAEYEVVDDKKEDEK, encoded by the coding sequence ATGGGCAAAGTGATCGGAATCGATTTGGGAACCACCAACTCATGTGTCGCTTTCATGGAAGGGGATGAAGCCGTCGTCATTCCCAATGCGGAGGGGGGTCGCACCACTCCCTCCGTCGTTGGTTTTTCGAAAAACGGTGAGCGCCTCGTCGGAGAAGCGGCCAAGCGGCAGGCCATCACCAACCCGGAAAAGACGATCATTTCGATCAAGCGGCACATGGGTAGCGACCATAAAGTGAAAATCGACGGCAAAGATTACACGCCCCAGGAAATTTCCGCCATGATTCTGCAGAAGCTGAAGGCGGACGCCGAAGCATACCTGGGTGAAAAGGTGACCCAGGCGGTGATTACGGTCCCCGCCTACTTCAACGACAGCCAGCGGCAGGCGACCAAAGACGCCGGCCGGATCGCCGGACTGGAAGTGCTTCGGATCATCAACGAGCCCACCGCTGCAGCCCTCGCCTATGGGCTGGATAAGGCGGACGACCAGACCATCCTGGTGTTCGACCTGGGCGGCGGGACCTTTGACGTGTCCATTCTGGAGCTCGGGGACGGCCTGTTTGAAGTGAAGGCCACCAGCGGAAACAACAAGCTGGGCGGGGACGATTTCGACCAGGCGATCATCGATTACCTGGTGGAGGAGTTCAAAAAGGAACACGGCATCGACCTCACCGGCGACAAGATGGCGATGCAGCGGCTCAAAGACGCGGCGGAGAAGGCGAAAAAGGACCTGTCCGGCGTGTTGAGCACCACCATCTCCCTTCCTTTCCTCTCTGCCGACGAGACCGGTCCGAAACACCTGGAAGTGACCCTGACCCGGGCCAAATTCAACGAACTGACCGCCCACCTGGTGGAAAAGACGATGGAACCGACCCGCCAGGCCTTGAGGGATGCGGGATTGGAACCGAGCCAGATCGACAAGGTGATCCTCGTCGGCGGTTCGACCCGGATTCCCGCGGTTCAGGAAGCGATCAAAAATCTGATCGGCAAGGAACCGAGCAAAGGGGTCAATCCCGATGAAGTGGTGGCCATGGGTGCGGCCATTCAGGCCGGGGTTCTCTCCGGTGAAGTGAAGGATGTGGTCTTGCTCGACGTCACTCCCCTTTCCCTGGGAATCGAGACCCTCGGCGGGGTGTTTACCAAGCTGATTGAACGGAACACCACCATTCCCACCGAAAAAACGCAGATGTTCTCCACGGCGGCGGACAACCAGACGGTGGTGGAGATTCACGTCCTGCAGGGCGAGCGGCCGATGGCCAAAGACAACAAATCCCTCGGCCGGTTCCACCTGCACGGCATTCCACCGGCTCCCCGCGGCGTTCCCCAAATCGAGGTGACCTTCAAGATCGACGCCAACGGGATCGTCAATGTGTCGGCCAAGGATAAGGCGACGGGCAAGAGCCAGGCGATCACCATCCAGTCTTCCAGCGGCCTGTCCGAGGAAGAGATCCAGCGCATGATCAAGGAAGCCGAGGAGCACGCCGAGGAGGACCGCAAAAAGAAAGAAGAGGCGGAGGTCCGTAACCGGGCGGATCAGCTGATGTTCACCGCGGACAAAACCCTTCAGGATCTGGGCGACAAAGTGGAGCAGGCGGATAAAGACAAGGTGAACGAAGCCAAGGAGAAGGTGAAAAAAGCCCTTGAGGGCAATGACGTCGAGGAGATCAAAAAGGCTTCGGATGAGCTGGAACAGACGGTGCAGCAACTGGCGGTGAAGATGTATCAGCAGCAGGCCCAGCAGGCCCAGACGGCCGGATCGGAGGCCGAAGCTGATTCCAAGGAGGAAAAGGATAACGTCGTGGATGCCGAATATGAAGTGGTAGATGACAAAAAAGAAGACGAGAAGTGA
- the grpE gene encoding nucleotide exchange factor GrpE, whose amino-acid sequence MNEGKDELASEEAVEASRPVTQGEKAERQPNPESVDGDVAEESPKQEDPYEQLEKELEKWKRQSEEHYEMFLRARADLENYRRRARKELEDTARYGAANLAEALLPVLDNMERALAAGRDSSGEAFYQGVEMVYRQLLQVLSDAGLSPIEAVGKPFDPHLHNAVMQTESDKYEPGTVVEELQRGYRFKDRVLRPTMVKVSK is encoded by the coding sequence GTGAACGAAGGAAAGGATGAACTGGCATCCGAGGAGGCGGTGGAAGCTTCTCGGCCTGTGACGCAGGGAGAAAAGGCGGAGCGTCAGCCGAATCCGGAAAGCGTTGATGGGGACGTGGCGGAGGAATCCCCAAAACAGGAGGATCCCTACGAGCAGCTGGAGAAAGAACTGGAGAAGTGGAAGCGGCAGTCAGAGGAGCATTACGAGATGTTCCTCCGAGCGCGGGCCGATTTGGAAAACTACCGCCGGCGAGCTCGAAAGGAGCTGGAGGATACGGCCCGTTACGGAGCGGCCAACTTGGCGGAGGCGCTCCTGCCGGTGTTGGACAATATGGAGCGGGCTTTGGCCGCAGGACGGGATTCGAGCGGGGAAGCCTTCTATCAGGGCGTGGAAATGGTTTACCGCCAGCTTTTGCAGGTGCTGTCCGATGCGGGGTTGTCCCCGATCGAGGCGGTGGGCAAGCCCTTTGATCCCCATTTGCACAATGCCGTCATGCAGACGGAGAGTGACAAATACGAACCCGGCACAGTGGTGGAAGAGCTTCAGCGGGGGTACCGGTTCAAGGACCGCGTCCTCCGGCCCACGATGGTGAAAGTGTCCAAATAA
- a CDS encoding TCP-1/cpn60 chaperonin family protein, protein MESQKEFAGPDKGDSRLSALQTNTSAVRAIASAVEGTLGPKGLDTMLVDNRGEVIVTNDGVTILDRMEVKHPAARMLVNVARAQQEEMGDGTTTATLLAAALVEEGAKQVFRGVPVAKVIAGIGKGVRFALQKMQEIARPIWELDDEWLQRIAFTAGRENEDISELVIEAAQMVGREKLMEKNFKLCDCVVAHPRAESEVFAGILINKGRMNLQMPAYKHDVRVLVVGDALEPEPVDEEALATEAGFARQMELKDEFLQVIEKLIQMDIGLIVVDRGVDPVAEEMLTDAGVMVVQRVSHHDLAKVADHTGARIIKRSALRKMPEELETVIGHCDEVEDHEPYQRIRVSGGRGKPFATILVGASTEEVVGERERICKDAASAVQAAVRGGFLPGGGAAELALAREVEKYRDSVQGMERFGVAAVAEALHRPMVQVVANAGFNPLEKVEAVKALQLKRQSDSLGIDCDRGNVADMIEMGVVDPVPVKYHALQAAGEVSAAILRIHTIVKMRDLPDLIE, encoded by the coding sequence ATGGAGAGTCAGAAGGAATTTGCCGGACCCGACAAGGGAGATTCCCGATTGAGCGCCCTCCAGACCAACACCAGTGCTGTTCGGGCCATCGCCTCCGCGGTGGAGGGAACGTTGGGCCCCAAGGGACTTGACACCATGCTGGTGGACAACCGGGGGGAAGTGATCGTCACCAACGACGGCGTCACCATTCTGGACCGCATGGAAGTGAAGCATCCTGCCGCCCGCATGCTGGTCAACGTGGCCAGAGCCCAGCAGGAAGAGATGGGGGACGGGACGACGACGGCCACCCTGCTTGCGGCCGCGTTGGTGGAAGAAGGGGCCAAACAGGTTTTCCGGGGTGTGCCGGTGGCAAAAGTGATCGCCGGCATCGGAAAGGGCGTCCGTTTCGCCCTGCAGAAGATGCAGGAGATCGCCCGTCCCATCTGGGAGCTGGATGACGAATGGCTCCAACGGATCGCTTTCACCGCCGGCAGGGAAAACGAGGACATCTCGGAATTGGTCATCGAAGCGGCTCAGATGGTCGGCCGGGAAAAGCTGATGGAGAAGAACTTCAAACTCTGCGATTGCGTGGTTGCCCACCCGCGGGCCGAAAGTGAAGTGTTCGCGGGGATTCTGATCAACAAGGGGCGGATGAACCTGCAAATGCCGGCATACAAACATGATGTCCGCGTGCTTGTCGTGGGGGACGCCCTGGAGCCGGAACCGGTGGACGAGGAAGCCCTCGCCACGGAGGCCGGCTTTGCGCGGCAGATGGAGTTGAAGGATGAATTCCTTCAAGTGATTGAAAAGTTGATTCAGATGGACATCGGACTGATTGTCGTCGATCGCGGCGTCGACCCGGTGGCCGAAGAGATGTTGACCGATGCCGGGGTGATGGTGGTTCAACGGGTTTCCCATCACGATCTCGCCAAAGTGGCGGATCACACCGGCGCTCGGATCATCAAGCGTTCCGCTCTGCGGAAAATGCCGGAGGAATTGGAGACGGTGATCGGCCACTGCGATGAAGTGGAGGACCACGAGCCCTATCAGCGGATTCGGGTGAGCGGCGGCCGGGGCAAACCCTTTGCCACCATCCTGGTGGGCGCTTCCACCGAGGAAGTGGTTGGCGAGCGGGAGCGCATCTGCAAGGATGCCGCCTCCGCCGTACAGGCTGCCGTCCGCGGCGGTTTCCTTCCCGGAGGCGGTGCCGCCGAACTGGCCCTGGCCCGGGAAGTGGAAAAATACCGCGATTCCGTCCAGGGCATGGAGCGGTTTGGAGTGGCCGCCGTGGCCGAGGCTCTGCACCGCCCGATGGTTCAAGTGGTGGCGAATGCCGGTTTCAACCCCCTCGAAAAAGTGGAGGCCGTGAAGGCGCTCCAGTTGAAGCGGCAGTCCGATTCCCTCGGAATCGATTGTGACCGGGGAAATGTCGCCGACATGATCGAAATGGGCGTCGTCGATCCGGTGCCCGTCAAGTATCATGCCCTTCAGGCGGCGGGTGAAGTAAGCGCTGCAATCCTTCGGATTCATACCATTGTGAAGATGAGAGATCTGCCCGATTTGATCGAGTAG
- the hrcA gene encoding heat-inducible transcriptional repressor HrcA, with translation MLTERQKKILQAVVDDYILTAEPVGSRTVSKRKGVGFSAATIRNEMADLEEMGYLEQPHTSAGRIPSHKGYRYYVDHLLPPLRPRTSDIRMLKRLFTIQMDELEQVFQETASILSKLTKYTTVILGPMVYEDKLRHLQVVPLSENNAVVVIVTDAGHVEKRRFTVPEKISLSSIEKLVNLLNHRLKGLPLHRLKQTVQQELQDELARYVDQYEYLMTMIDEMLRREQEERIYFSGTTNILNQPEFRDVEKVKRLFDLFDQTDVVLQLFGTTDSGVQVRIGKENRCEAVDNCSIISASYTVNGRSVGTISVLGPTRMNYKKVISLLEVLAIDFSDHLRRLFG, from the coding sequence ATGTTGACCGAGCGGCAGAAAAAGATCCTCCAGGCCGTGGTGGATGACTACATCCTGACCGCGGAACCGGTCGGTTCCAGGACGGTCTCGAAGCGGAAAGGGGTGGGGTTCAGCGCCGCCACGATCCGCAACGAGATGGCCGACCTGGAGGAGATGGGTTATCTGGAGCAGCCGCACACATCTGCCGGCCGTATTCCTTCCCACAAAGGCTACCGTTATTATGTGGATCATCTCCTTCCGCCGCTCCGACCGCGGACGTCGGACATTCGGATGCTCAAGCGCCTTTTCACCATCCAGATGGACGAATTGGAGCAGGTATTTCAGGAGACGGCTTCAATTCTATCCAAGCTGACCAAATATACCACAGTCATTCTCGGACCCATGGTCTACGAGGATAAGCTGCGCCATTTGCAAGTGGTGCCGTTGTCGGAAAACAATGCGGTCGTCGTCATTGTGACCGATGCGGGCCATGTGGAAAAGAGGAGGTTTACCGTTCCGGAAAAGATTTCCCTCTCTTCGATCGAGAAACTGGTCAATCTGCTGAACCACCGGTTGAAGGGACTCCCTCTCCATCGGCTGAAGCAGACGGTTCAACAGGAATTGCAGGATGAGCTGGCGCGTTATGTGGACCAGTACGAATACCTCATGACCATGATCGACGAGATGCTCCGGAGGGAACAGGAGGAACGCATCTATTTCAGCGGAACGACCAACATTCTCAATCAGCCGGAATTCCGCGATGTGGAGAAAGTGAAGCGGTTGTTCGATCTCTTTGACCAGACCGACGTGGTTCTCCAGCTGTTCGGAACGACGGACAGCGGGGTCCAGGTTCGGATCGGAAAGGAGAACCGCTGTGAAGCGGTCGACAATTGCAGCATCATCTCAGCATCTTACACGGTCAACGGACGGTCCGTCGGAACCATCAGCGTATTGGGACCTACCCGGATGAACTACAAAAAGGTGATCAGTCTTCTTGAAGTGCTGGCCATAGACTTCTCCGACCATCTGCGCCGGTTGTTCGGGTAG